Within the Amycolatopsis sp. 195334CR genome, the region TTCGAGACCCGTTCGAGTCTCGAAGGTGGTGGTTCGCGTGGGGAGTTCCTTGCCAGCCTTCGTTGGGGCCGTCATCGGCCCAAGTGATGTCTCACAATTGGTCTTGTGGCTTACTGGTGGCCATGAGTGCGGTGTTGTCAGCTGACGAACGCGATGTTGCGCAAGTAGGCGATCGTTGGTGTCGAAATACGGGCCGGTGAGCGGCCTCTTGGAGTGATTTCGCGATACACGTCGACGACCGTGCGGAAGGCCTCGATGACTCCACCACTATCCCGTGGGCCGACTACGCCGAACGTGGCGCACGCCAGTCAGCCATTGGCCTCACGCACCCAGTCTCGGGCGCGGGCGCGACGGTACGGCCCCTTTGTTGGTGCCGAACCGTGTCCAGCACCGCACAGCTGCTCATCGTTGGTCCGCCGCACAGTTCTCCCGCGGGTCACGACCTGCACGCGTCCGCGCGGCCGATTTCCTCGTCATCACGCCCCGATTTAAGGAGTTCTTGTCGTGTCTCAAGTTCACTTCGACGATCATGGCGTTACGCTGTTCACTGGTGACGCCGCCACCGTCCTGGCCGGCCTGCCCGACGGCTCTGTCGACTGCGTGGTCACCAGCCCTCCGTACTGGGGCTTACGTGACTACGGCACCGCCCGCTGGAGCGGTGGTGCCCCGGCCTGCGCGCACCTCGCCGACGCCCGGCTTGGGCCCTCCGCTCGATGCCGCCGTTGCGGAGCACGGCGCGCAGACCAGCAACACGGTCTGGAATCCACCCCGCAGGAGTACGTCGACCGCCTGCGGGCCGTGTTCAACGAGTTGTCGCGGGTCCTGGTCGGCACCGGCACAGTGTGGTTGAACCTGGGCGATTCCTATGCCGCCGATCCCCCGGGGCGCACGGCTGGCGGGATGCGGGCGAGCACCTTGGCCGGTTCTTCCGCGGCGGCGCCGCTGCGGGAATCCGTTCGCCGTGCAGGGGTGCGGCGAACTCGGGCTCTCCCGCGCAAGAACCTCGTCGGCATGCCCTGGCGTGTGGCGTTCGCGCTGCAAGACGACGGGTGGATTCTGCGCAGCGCCATCGTCTGGCACAAACCCAACGCCATGCCCGAACCGGTACACGACCGCGTGTCCACCCGGTACGAAATGGTGTTCATGTTGGCCAAGCAGCAGCACTACTTCTTCAACCTCGACCCGATCCGGGAACCACTCGCCCGTCCACCCGCCTCCGCACGCCGGGTCGATGGCGACGTGGACGGCAAGTACGCCCGCATCGCACCCTTCTCCGGCAAGCGGCATGGCCAGGCGATGCGGCCCACCGGGACCCGGCACACCGCGGGAAACCCGCGGGGCAGGAACCCCGGCGATGTCTGGTCCATCACCAC harbors:
- a CDS encoding site-specific DNA-methyltransferase, with the translated sequence MSQVHFDDHGVTLFTGDAATVLAGLPDGSVDCVVTSPPYWGLRDYGTARWSGGAPACAHLADARLGPSARCRRCGARRADQQHGLESTPQEYVDRLRAVFNELSRVLVGTGTVWLNLGDSYAADPPGRTAGGMRASTLAGSSAAAPLRESVRRAGVRRTRALPRKNLVGMPWRVAFALQDDGWILRSAIVWHKPNAMPEPVHDRVSTRYEMVFMLAKQQHYFFNLDPIREPLARPPASARRVDGDVDGKYARIAPFSGKRHGQAMRPTGTRHTAGNPRGRNPGDVWSITTRPLREAHFAAFPIDLPLRCITAGCPEGGTVLDPFSGAATTGIAARQLGRSYVGIDLNPEFHEIGLRRLGLGSTSGRSAG